A genomic window from Camelina sativa cultivar DH55 chromosome 2, Cs, whole genome shotgun sequence includes:
- the LOC104728153 gene encoding protein RKD4-like, whose amino-acid sequence MSSSPCSAPLSFFKICSVSFQSLLILQQMDPNSLSLLNSPKMENDYDPDSLYDMLNKLPPLESLLNIEDLKPTRGLHFQFQYESFEDLFESIDMTNIIPSDDIDMPAQEPYISSGSSSPLAVENDCPSSNVRSEKRTVKKRNSKKKRQDKLEMSEIKQFFDRPIMKAAKELNVGLTVLKKRCRELGIYRWPHRKLKSLNSLINNLKSVGMEEEVKNLEEHRVLIEQEPDAELSDGTKKLRQACFKANYKRRKSLADDYY is encoded by the exons ATGAGTTCATCACCATGTTCCgctcctctttctttttttaaaatttgttctgTTTCGTTTCAATCACTACTGATTCTTCAACAAATGGAtcctaactctctctctctactcaatTCTCCAAAAATGGAAAACGATTATGATCCAGATTCGCTATACGACATGTTAAACAA GTTGCCTCCGTTAGAGTCTCTCCTCAATATAGAAGATCTGAAACCAACTCGGGGTTTGCATTTTCAGTTTCAGTACGAAAGCTTTGAAGATCTCTTCGAGAGCATTGACATGACTAACATAATCCCATCTGATGATATTGACATGCCGGCACAAGAGCCCTACATCTCCAGTGGTTCATCCTCGCCATTGGCTGTTGAAAACGACTGTCCGAGTTCGAACGTGAGATCTGAAAAGAGGACAGTGAAGAAGAGGAACTCTAAGAAAAAGAGGCAGGACAAGTTAGAGATGTCTGAGATCAAACAGTTCTTCGATAGACCAATCATGAAAGCTGCGAAAGAACTGAACGTGGGACTTACCGTGTTGAAGAAGCGATGTAGGGAACTAGGTATTTACCGGTGGCCTCACCGGAAGCTCAAGAGTCTGAACTCCCTCATCAATAATCTCAAG AGTGTTGGAATGgaggaagaagtgaagaacTTGGAGGAACATAGGGTTCTTATAGAACAAGAACCTGATGCTGAACTCAGTGATGGAACCAAGAAGCTGAGGCAAGCTTGTTTCAAAGCTAATTACAAGAGACGAAAGTCACTTGCTGATGATTACTATTGA
- the LOC109127444 gene encoding uncharacterized protein LOC109127444 → MAATVPVITRSDQTWDFSCNLDVNFESEEHALIAYTSLAVDKELQPDKVRRVMSVSNNKLSVHFEAIEARLLRASFSAFVDVLTLATRTIQEFGQK, encoded by the exons ATGGCTGCGACTGTTCCTGTAATTACTCGTTCTGACCAAACCTGGGATTTTAGCTG TAATTTGGATGTGAATTTTGAATCGGAAGAACATGCTTTGATTGCTTATACATCATTGGCTGTTGATAAAGAG TTGCAGCCTGATAAAGTGAGAAGAGTTATGTCAGTATCAAACAACAAGCTTTCTGT GCATTTTGAAGCGATAGAGGCAAGGCTTCTTCGTGCTTCCTTCTCTGCGTTTGTCGATGTTCTTACCCTGGCCACAAGAACAATTCAAGAATTTGGGCAGAAGTAA
- the LOC104728194 gene encoding KH domain-containing protein At4g18375, producing the protein MERSRSKRNYHYDQDYDGDSMPRSKPRYNNNYHFGGGGGGNNRYRGGGGGGGGGGGGGGNGRPSKSHSETMATTTYRILCHDAKAGGVIGKSGTIIKSIRQHTGAWINVHELVPGDAERIIEISDNRRRDPDGRMPSFSPAQEALFSVHDRILESEPQFGYGGAQPEEEEDYGGVRPGGGRVVTRLVVSRMHVGCLLGKGGKIIEQMRIETKTHIRILPRESNLPRCVSLSEEIVQIVGELHAVKNALAIVSSRLRESQHRDRSNFQGRVHSPERPFPAASDDYIPQQRRQSSDRFPHGNNYRNNNFSSRQSNYAEEASAVPVGENAQPFYTEELVFRILCPADKIVRVVGESQGIIELLQNEIGVDVRVSDPVAGSDEQIITISSEEAPDDPMFPAQEALLHIQTQIIDLSPDKDNVVATRLLVSSRDSVCLEGKAGSVSEISRLTGTSIQILAREELPRCVVSINDVIIQIDGEIRAAREALVELTLRLRSHMYNSQKETPPASTSTTGPLEGVAGVMEVASSNNTTHSREGLTGSHLTLQQAASTIMSQYKEGVGSVAKAGESEYRDEVPVLTNRMAVPLVTRSTLEVVLPDAVVPKLVTKSRNKLAQISEWSGASVTLVEDRPEETQNIIRISGTPEQAERAQSLLQGFILSIQEDGP; encoded by the exons ATGGAGAGATCTAGATCGAAGAGAAACTACCACTATGACCAAGACTATGATGGAGATTCCATGCCCAGGTCTAAACCTCGATACAACAATAATTACCATTttggcggcggcggcggtgggAATAACAGATAccgtggtggtggcggtggtggtggaggaggtggaggtggaggtggaaATGGCCGGCCATCAAAGTCTCACTCTGAAACGATGGCAACGACGACTTATCGAATCCTCTGTCACGACGCTAAAGCTGGAGGCGTCATTGGTAAATCCGGAACAATCATTAAGTCGATAAGACAGCACACCGGAGCTTGGATTAACGTGCACGAGCTAGTTCCCGGAGACGCTGAGCGTATCATTGAGATTTCAGACAATCGCCGGCGTGATCCTGATGGGAGAATGCCGTCTTTCTCTCCTGCTCAGGAGGCTCTGTTTAGTGTTCACGATAGGATTCTTGAGAGTGAGCCTCAGTTTGGGTATGGTGGTGCACAGCctgaagaggaggaggattaCGGTGGAGTTAGACCTGGTGGAGGGAGAGTTGTGACTAGACTTGTGGTTTCTAGGATGCATGTTGGTTGCTTGTTGGGTAAAGGTGGGAAGATTATTGAGCAGATGAGGATTGAAACTAAGACTCATATTCGGATTCTTCCAAGAGAGAGTAACTTACCTCGTTGTGTTTCACTCTCTGAAGAGATTGTTCAG attgtAGGTGAACTTCATGCAGTGAAAAACGCTTTAGCGATTGTATCATCGCGTTTAAGAGAGAGTCAGCATCGTGATCGTAGTAATTTTCAAGGGCGTGTACATTCACCAGAACGGCCGTTTCCAGCTGCTTCGGATGATTACATCCCACAGCAAAGAAGACAATCATCAGATAGGTTTCCTCATGgtaataattatagaaacaACAACTTCAGTTCTCGCCAATCCAACTATGCAGAAGAAGCTTCAGCAGTGCCGGTTGGTGAGAATGCACAGCCTTTCTACACTGAAGAGCTTGTGTTCCGCATTCTCTGTCCAGCTGACAAGATTGTTCGGGTTGTTGGGGAATCACAAGGAATAATAGAGTTGCTTCAAAACGAGATTGGCGTGGATGTGAGAGTATCTGACCCAGTAGCTGGTTCTGATGAACAGATAATCACCATTTCTTCGGAAGAG GCTCCTGATGATCCTATGTTCCCTGCTCAAGAAGCCTTGTTGCACATCCAAACTCAGATCATAGATCTTAGTCCGGATAAAGATAATGTAGTAGCAACGAGGTTACTTGTCTCATCTAGAGACTCCGTATGTTTGGAAGGGAAAGCAGGATCAGTATCTGAGATCTCACGATTAACTGGAACAAGCATACAAATTCTAGCTAGGGAAGAACTTCCCCGATGTGTTGTTTCTATCAATGATGTTATTATACAG ATTGATGGCGAGATCAGAGCAGCTCGAGAGGCACTTGTTGAATTAACTTTACGATTGAGGAGTCATATGTACAACTCTCAAAAGGAGACACCACCAGCTTCCACATCCACAACTGGCCCTCTTGAAGGTGTTGCAGGAGTAATGGAGGTAGCTTCGTCAAATAACACAACTCACTCCCGTGAAGGTCTTACTGGTTCCCATCTGACCTTGCAGCAAGCAGCTAGCACAATCATGTCACAATATAAG GAAGGTGTTGGATCAGTTGCAAAGGCGGGAGAAAGTGAATACCGGGATGAGGTTCCTGTCTTGACAAACAG aatGGCGGTGCCACTTGTTACTAGGAGCACTCTTGAAGTTGTCTTACCAGATGCAGTTGTTCCTAAGCTCGTTACGAAATCAAGAAACAAGCTTGCACAAATCAGTGAG TGGTCTGGAGCTAGTGTAACCTTAGTTGAAGACCGACCAGAAGAAACACAGAATATAATTCGAATTTCGGGTACACCCGAGCAGGCAGAGAGAGCACAGAGCTTGCTTCAAGGCTTCATCTTGAGCA TACAAGAGGATGGACCTTGA
- the LOC104728187 gene encoding uncharacterized protein LOC104728187: MAYVGQSRNVIRHVVSRGKAYHKSENAIHHPLLFACQGVRYRKLEVILTTGIEKLGKAGETVKVAPGYFRNHLMPKLLAVPNIDKYAHLIREQRKMYNHEEEKEEVKVVHKTSEVQTKEYEKAAKRLANANLVLRKLIDKEKFKNRSSKDDKPDVQTPVTKEEIVAEVARQLCVRIDPDNVVLTAPLETFGEYEVPLKFPKTIPLPQGTVQWILKVKVRGH; this comes from the exons ATGGCGTACGTTGGGCAAAGTAGAAACGTGATTCGTCATGTAGTTTCGAGAGGAAAAGCTTATCACAAGTCTGAAAATGCGATTCATCATCCTCTCCTTTTCGCTTGTCAAGGTGTTCGATACAGGAAATTGGAAGTTATCCTTACAACG GGGATAGAGAAGCTTGGCAAAGCTGGTGAGACTGTGAAAGTAGCTCCTGGATACTTCAGGAATCATCTTATGCCTAAACTACTTGCTGTGCCTAACATTGACAAGTATGCTCATCTCATCCGAGAGCAACGCAAG ATGTATaatcatgaagaagaaaaagaggaggTTAAGGTGGTTCATAAAACTTCTGAAGTCCAGACAAAGGAGTATGAAAAGGCTGCGAAGCGCCTGGCaaatgctaatttg gTATTGAGGAAGTTAATTGACAAGGAGAAGTTCAAAAACCGCTCATCAAAAGACGACAAACCTGATGTACAAACTCCTGTGACAAAGGAAGAGATTGTTGCTGAG GTGGCGAGGCAGCTCTGTGTGAGGATTGATCCAGACAATGTGGTTTTAACGGCGCCTTTGGAAACTTTTGGCGAGTACGAGGTGCCTCTGAAATTCCCCAAGACAATTCCTTTGCCACAAGGAACCGTGCAATGGATTCTCAAAGTCAAAGTCCGTGGCCATTAA
- the LOC104728204 gene encoding nephrocystin-3-like — protein sequence MVSSISLLSSTTLLTKWASQFSSQSSISPRDSTWQCVCFRNQKRKPMLYLIPARHFLSAPIDSITSSIHATSGVSEVQRSTSSNNVNEMKEFEMELQELFNEVKAMVKMGKERDAMDLLRANYVAVKEEMDSGLKGFEQAAVLDIIALGYMAVGDVKPVRALLDMINKVVDNLEDSEPLLDSVLMHAGSMYSAIGRFENAILAQQRAVRILENRYGNCNTLLVSPLLGLAKSFASDGKASKAVGVYERTVTILERDRGSESEDLVVPLFSLGKLLLKEGKAAEAEIPFTRIIKIYKKIYGEKDGRVGMAMCSLANAKCSKGDANEAVDIYKNALRIIKDSNYMAIDNSILENMRIDLAELLHFVGRGEEGRELLEECLLINERFKGKNHPSMATHLINLAASYSRSKNYVEAERLLRTCLDIMEKSVGSEDQSITFPMLNLAVTLSQLNRDEEAEQIAIKVLRIREKAFGKESLPVGEALDCLVSIQARLGRDEGELLELLKRVMMIQEKEFGPSAQELIVTLQKIVHFLDKLEMKDEKFKFRRRLALIRER from the exons ATGGTGTCTTCtatttctctcctctcttcGACGACTCTTCTCACCAAATG GGCGAGTCAGTTCAGTTCTCAGTCGAGTATTTCACCGAGAGACTCGACATGGCAGTGTGTTTGTTTCCGTAATCAGAAACGCAAACCTATGCTCTACTTGATTCCCGCCCGCCATTTTCTATCGGCTCCAATCGATTCAATCACCTCCTCAATTCATGCTACTTCAGGCGTTTCTGAAGTTCAAAG GTCTACTTCAAGCAACAATGTTAATGAGatgaaagagtttgagatggaatTGCAAGAGTTGTTTAACGAAGTCAAAGCTATGGTGAAGATGGGGAAGGAAAGAGACGCAATGGACCTTCTTCGAGCGAATTATGTTGCTGTGAAAGAAGAGATGGATTCCGGTTTGAAAGGTTTCGAACAAGCTGCTGTTCTTGACATCATTGCGTTGGGCTATATGGCTGTTGGAGACGTGAAACCTGTCCGGGCATTGCTTGATATG ATAAACAAGGTTGTTGATAATTTAGAGGACTCCGAACCTCTTTTGGATTCAGTACTTATGCATGCTGGCAGTATGTATTCGGCAATAGGAAGGTTCGAAAACGCTATACTCGCTCAACAGAGGGCTGTTCGTATATTAGAGAATAGATATG GTAATTGCAATACTCTACTTGTGTCACCATTACTTGGTTTGGCAAAGAGTTTTGCTTCGGATGGAAAAGCCTCTAAAGCGGTAGGTGTTTATGAGCGTACAGTGACTATCTTGGAACGGGATAGAGGTTCTGAAAGTGAGGATCTCGTGGTGCCGTTATTTTCACTTGGTAAACTTCTGCTCAAAGAAGGTAAAGCTGCTGAAGCAGAAATTCCTTTTACCAG gattataaaaatatataagaagataTATGGAGAGAAAGATGGAAGAGTTGGCATGGCTATGTGTTCCCTTGCTAATGCAAAGTGCTCAAAAG GCGATGCAAATGAAGCCGTTGATATCTACAAGAACGCTCTACGAATAATCAAAGATTCAAATTATATGGCAATAGACAACAGTATCTTGGAAAATATGAGGATAGATCTTGCTGAGCTGCTTCATTTTGTTGGAAG GGGAGAGGAAGGACGAGAGTTACTAGAAGAATGCTTACTAATAAACGAGAGATTCAAAGGAAAAAACCATCCTAGCATGGCTACACATCTTATAAACCTCGCAGCATCTTATTCCCGTTCCAAGAATTATGTGGAGGCAGAACGATTACTAAGAACTTGTCTCGACATTATGGAAAAATCAGTTGGTTCAGAGGATCAGTCGATAACTTTCCCAATGCTGAATCTTGCAGTCACTCTTTCTCAGTTAAATCGGGATGAAGAAGCCGAGCAAATAGCCATAAAGGTTCTACGAATCCGTGAGAAGGCATTTGGCAAAGAGTCTCTCCCTGTTG GCGAGGCGCTGGACTGTTTGGTGTCAATCCAAGCGAGATTAGGAAGAGACGAAGGAGAATTACTGGAATTGCTGAAAAGGGTTATGATGATCCAAGAGAAAGAGTTTGGTCCTTCAGCACAAGAACTCATTGTTACACTCCAGAAGATTGTGCACTTCTTGGATAAATTGGAGAtgaaagatgagaaattcaagtTTAGAAGAAGATTAGCTTTGattagagagagatag
- the LOC104728212 gene encoding retinol dehydrogenase 12-like, producing the protein MKMKMSSETSPLTKKKKEGLGWIELIRGWSCVIHEFLFQRFMSSHLQNPLPLPSLNHLTCIVTGSTSGIGRETARQLAEAGAHVVMAVRNTKAAHELIQQWQNDWSGKGLPLNLEAMELDLLSLGSVVGFCNVWNSRLSPLHVLINNAGIFAMGEEQKFSKDGYEQHLQVNHLAPSLLSLLLLPSLLRGSTSRIINVNSVMHYVGFVDPDDMNVVSGRRKFTSLVGYSGSKLAQVMFSNVLLKRLPQETRVSVVCLSPGIVLTNVARDLPRYVQVQYALIPYFIFSPQEGCRSTLFSATDAQIPEHCEKLKTDDKPICTFISQDCKHTKPSEEAHNIETANRVWEKTMELIGLPLDALERLIEGQEVQCRYGTHQE; encoded by the exons atgaagatgaagatgagcaGTGAAACGTCTCcgttgacgaagaagaagaaggaaggattGGGGTGGATAGAGTTAATCAGAGGATGGAGTTGTGTAATCCACGAGTTTCTCTTCCAGAGATTCATGTCGTCTCATCTACAGAATCCACTTCCTCTTCCTTCGCTCAATCACCTCACCTGCATTGTCACTGGCTCCACCAGCGGCATTGGTCGCGAAACCGCTAG GCAGCTTGCAGAAGCTGGTGCTCATGTTGTAATGGCTGTGAGGAATACAAAAGCAGCTCATGAGCTGATTCAACAATGGCAGAACGATTGGTCTGGTAAAGGCCTCCCTCTTAATCTCGAG GCCATGGAACttgatcttctctctcttgGTTCGGTTGTCGGATTCTGCAATGTGTGGAACTCGCGGTTATCCCCTTTGCATGTTCTGATTAACAATGCCGGCATATTTGCCATGGGAG AGGAACAGAAGTTCTCAAAGGATGGATATGAGCAGCACTTGCAAGTGAACCATTTAGCTCCATCGTTGCTTTCACTACTCCTTTTGCCCTCGCTTCTCCGAGGCTCCACCAGCCGAATCATTAATGTCAACTCTGTT ATGCACTATGTTGGTTTTGTTGACCCGGATGACATGAATGTTGTTTCTGGTAGACGAAAGTTTACAAGCCTCGTAGGATATTCTGGCAGCAAGCTTGCACAG GTTATGTTTAGCAATGTTCTTTTGAAAAGGCTTCCTCAAGAAACTCGCGTTAGCGTTGTTTGTTTATCCCCCGGGATTGTCCTTACAAATGTT GCAAGGGATCTTCCGAGATATGTTCAAGTTCAATATGCGTTGATACCATATTTCATCTTTTCGCCTCAAGAAGGTTGTAGAAGCACACTTTTCTCAGCGACAGACGCTCAGATTCCAGAGCATTGTGAAAAGCTTAAAACGGATGATAAACCCATTTGTACATTCATATCTCAAGACTGCAAACACACAAAGCCTTCAGAAGAAGCACACAACATAGAAACAGCGAACAGAGTTTGGGAGAAGACGATGGAGCTGATCGGTCTTCCTCTTGATGCATTGGAGAGGCTTATAGAAGGACAAGAGGTGCAATGCCGTTACGGCACTCATCAAGAATAA